The following coding sequences are from one Streptomyces dengpaensis window:
- a CDS encoding transposase — MHLVTDVASCPVDWRLFLPVEWDRAAAPAEEADRVDRRRRARIPDAVGHVPKWQLALDMVDELRCWGLDPPLVVADAFREGLTEHRVWGGAL; from the coding sequence GTGCACCTGGTCACCGACGTCGCCTCCTGCCCGGTGGACTGGCGGCTGTTCCTGCCCGTCGAGTGGGACCGGGCCGCCGCGCCCGCCGAGGAGGCCGACCGGGTGGACCGACGCCGCCGGGCCCGCATCCCCGACGCGGTGGGGCACGTGCCGAAGTGGCAGCTGGCCCTGGACATGGTCGACGAGCTGCGCTGCTGGGGCCTGGACCCGCCGCTGGTGGTGGCCGACGCCTTCCGCGAGGGGCTGACCGAGCATCGCGTATGGGGTGGTGCGCTCTGA
- the pqqE gene encoding pyrroloquinoline quinone biosynthesis protein PqqE, whose amino-acid sequence MDSPFGLLAELTYRCPLACSYCSNPLNMAEYQDELTTDEWRRVLAEAGDLGVLQCHLSGGEPLLRRDLVEIVADAHDLGLYTNLVTSALGLSRPRAEQLRTAGLDHVQISIQADEPALSDRIAGTPSFRRKIEAMGLVKELGWPLTVNVVLHRYNIDRVAEVLGLAEEVGADRVELANTQYYGWAWRNRAALLPSRAQLEAAEVVVRAARDRLRDRMDVIYVIPDYYSTYPKPCMGGWASRQLTVTPNGDVLPCPAAQSLPLPRASVREDPLAWIWAESPVMTAFRGTDWMPEPCRSCPRRELDFGGCRCQAFLLTGDAARTDPVCHLSPDHDLVARAVEAANADSRADDLPLIPRPHRVRRPARQPGGADRPAPGVE is encoded by the coding sequence ATGGATAGCCCGTTCGGCCTGCTCGCCGAGCTCACCTACCGCTGCCCGCTGGCCTGCTCGTACTGCTCGAACCCGCTGAACATGGCCGAGTACCAGGACGAGCTGACCACGGACGAGTGGCGGCGGGTACTGGCCGAGGCCGGCGACCTGGGGGTTCTGCAGTGCCATCTGTCCGGCGGGGAACCGCTGCTGCGGCGCGACCTGGTGGAGATCGTGGCGGACGCCCACGATCTGGGCCTCTACACCAACCTCGTGACCAGCGCCCTCGGGCTCTCGCGTCCGAGGGCCGAGCAACTGCGGACCGCCGGCCTGGACCACGTGCAGATCAGCATCCAGGCCGACGAGCCGGCCCTGTCCGACCGGATCGCCGGGACCCCGTCCTTCCGACGCAAGATCGAGGCGATGGGCCTGGTCAAGGAGTTGGGCTGGCCGCTCACCGTGAACGTGGTGCTGCACCGGTACAACATCGACCGCGTCGCCGAGGTGCTCGGGCTGGCCGAGGAGGTGGGCGCGGACCGGGTGGAGCTGGCCAACACCCAGTACTACGGCTGGGCCTGGCGGAACCGTGCCGCGCTGCTGCCGAGCCGGGCCCAGCTCGAGGCGGCCGAGGTCGTCGTGCGGGCCGCCCGGGACCGGCTGCGGGACCGCATGGACGTCATCTACGTCATCCCCGACTACTACAGCACCTACCCGAAGCCCTGCATGGGTGGATGGGCCTCCCGGCAGCTGACCGTGACGCCGAACGGCGACGTCCTGCCCTGCCCGGCCGCCCAGTCCCTGCCGTTGCCGCGGGCCAGCGTGCGGGAGGACCCGCTGGCGTGGATCTGGGCCGAGTCACCGGTGATGACCGCGTTCCGGGGGACGGACTGGATGCCGGAGCCCTGCCGGAGTTGCCCCCGGCGGGAGCTGGACTTCGGCGGGTGCCGCTGCCAGGCGTTCCTGCTCACCGGCGACGCCGCCCGCACCGACCCGGTCTGCCATCTGTCGCCCGACCACGACCTGGTCGCCCGGGCGGTCGAGGCCGCCAACGCCGACTCGCGGGCCGACGATCTTCCGCTTATCCCCCGCCCGCACCGGGTTCGCCGGCCGGCCCGCCAACCGGGTGGAGCGGACCGGCCCGCTCCCGGGGTTGAGTGA
- a CDS encoding PIN domain-containing protein, translating into MRLEDPVHPIRLGAHSTDPVTARSPLRRIGSTPAERGSTGYNNCPDVLELDDGEFLVSGERLGAGHALVPQRHPEHEVARRAFREASATVISPLVFAEIEHIITRNVDRKTAHVVQDWLLQQERSMRVLVPEVSAAALRTARTVQDRYAELKLDLADSVNVVLAGQYETDTVLTLDRRDFRAIRPLTRHPAFRLPLLAAGTEATVVERLAAALRPGGLIVAGFGLDEAHLPVPPSITLPEYDDCCAAVGLTIVDRFATWDAAPYDGGGYAVSVHRR; encoded by the coding sequence GTGCGGCTCGAAGACCCGGTACACCCAATCCGTCTCGGTGCCCATAGCACCGATCCTGTCACTGCAAGGAGTCCCCTGCGCCGTATCGGATCGACGCCCGCCGAGCGCGGGTCGACCGGCTACAACAACTGCCCCGACGTCCTGGAGCTGGACGACGGCGAATTCCTCGTCAGCGGGGAGCGGCTCGGCGCCGGACATGCTCTGGTGCCGCAGCGTCATCCCGAGCACGAGGTGGCGCGCAGGGCGTTTCGCGAGGCGTCGGCGACGGTGATCTCGCCACTGGTGTTCGCCGAGATCGAGCACATCATCACGCGCAACGTCGACCGCAAGACCGCGCACGTGGTGCAGGACTGGCTGCTGCAGCAGGAGCGGTCCATGCGCGTCCTGGTACCGGAGGTGTCCGCCGCCGCGTTGCGTACCGCGCGGACCGTCCAGGACCGGTACGCGGAGCTGAAGCTGGATCTCGCGGATTCGGTGAACGTCGTTCTGGCCGGACAGTACGAGACGGACACCGTGCTCACCCTCGACAGGCGGGACTTCCGCGCCATCCGCCCACTGACCCGGCACCCCGCGTTCCGGCTCCCGCTGCTTGCTGCTGGCACCGAGGCCACGGTGGTCGAGCGCCTGGCCGCGGCCCTGCGCCCGGGCGGTCTGATCGTCGCCGGCTTCGGCCTGGACGAGGCCCACCTGCCGGTGCCGCCCAGCATCACCCTGCCAGAGTACGACGACTGCTGCGCTGCGGTTGGCCTCACCATCGTCGACCGCTTCGCCACCTGGGACGCTGCCCCTTACGACGGCGGCGGCTATGCCGTCAGCGTCCACCGCCGGTGA
- the pqqD gene encoding pyrroloquinoline quinone biosynthesis peptide chaperone PqqD — translation MDPTPTGTTQTNTRTRSVVGVSGSDRPRLARHVRMTFCRTRQRQILLNPETVVVLNGSGADILELCDGRHTVAEIVTELGARYQAVPDDEVRQFLSRLVARRWVELDDG, via the coding sequence ATGGACCCGACCCCTACCGGAACGACCCAGACCAACACCAGGACCCGATCCGTCGTCGGGGTGTCCGGCTCGGACCGGCCCCGGTTGGCGCGCCATGTCCGGATGACCTTCTGCCGGACCAGGCAGCGTCAGATCTTGCTGAACCCCGAGACGGTGGTGGTTCTGAACGGCAGCGGCGCGGACATCCTCGAGCTGTGCGATGGGCGGCACACCGTGGCCGAGATCGTGACCGAGCTGGGCGCACGCTACCAGGCCGTCCCGGACGACGAGGTGCGGCAGTTCCTGAGCCGGCTCGTCGCCCGGCGCTGGGTGGAGCTCGACGATGGATAG
- a CDS encoding manganese efflux pump MntP family protein encodes MIWEILGLGFVLSLDNFRVSIALGTVPFGLKRAVQVALTFGLWDAIMPLVGLLIGRQIGESVGDVADLVGATALGGYGLYLVISALRNPEPDELDHPWVLFGIPLTLSLDNLFAGASLGILGLSPWFSAAVFGVMTAVMSLIGLRLGRAAARLIRIRSDLLSGVALIVAAVALPFVFGG; translated from the coding sequence ATGATCTGGGAAATACTGGGCCTGGGTTTTGTACTCAGTCTCGATAATTTCCGGGTATCGATCGCTCTCGGCACCGTCCCATTCGGTCTGAAGCGCGCGGTGCAGGTCGCACTGACCTTCGGGCTGTGGGACGCGATCATGCCCCTGGTCGGGCTGTTGATCGGTCGCCAGATCGGAGAGTCCGTCGGGGACGTTGCCGATTTGGTGGGCGCGACCGCGCTCGGTGGGTACGGTCTCTACCTTGTCATCTCGGCCCTTCGGAACCCCGAGCCGGACGAGTTGGACCACCCGTGGGTGCTGTTCGGCATCCCTTTGACGCTGAGCCTGGACAACCTGTTCGCCGGGGCGAGCCTGGGGATCCTCGGGCTCTCGCCGTGGTTCTCGGCCGCCGTCTTCGGCGTCATGACGGCGGTGATGTCGCTGATCGGGCTGCGGCTCGGGCGGGCCGCGGCGCGCCTCATCCGGATCCGCTCGGACCTGCTGAGCGGAGTCGCCTTGATCGTCGCCGCTGTGGCGCTGCCGTTTGTGTTCGGCGGCTAG